GTGTGAGCCTAATCAGGTGCTTCGTAGCGGTAGACGTAGAGGAGCCGCTTGTAGTCTCCAGGGTGGCTGGGCTGCAGGAGCAGCTGAAGGCCACCGGTGCAAGCATCAAGCTGGTGGAACTGGAGAACCTGCACTTGACTCTAAGGTTTATCGGGGAAGTGCCTCCGGAGACCGTGGAGAGGATCAAAGCGGCCCTGGAGTCGGTAGACTTCGAGCCCTTCACGGTGAGCTTCGCTGGGTTGGGAGCCTTTCCGGACGCGAGGAGGCCTAGGGTCGTGTGGGTGGGGGTGCGGGAGGGCGCGAGGGAGCTGTCCGAGCTCAGCTCTAAGGTGAACGCTGCTCTCTCGAAGCTCAAGCTGCCGAGGCCTGAGGAGGAGTTCACGCCGCACTTGACGATAGCCCGGGTCAAGGGGGGTGTCGGAAGCCTCCCCCGGATGCTGCAGGAGGCCTCCCACGTTGAGGTCGGCTCCATGCTCGTGGACAGGTTCAGGCTGAAGAGGAGCACTCTCACCTCGCGAGGGCCGATCTACCAGACGCTCTACGAGCGGGCGGCGAGGAGATGAACGAGTTCGAGGCTGTTCTAGCGGAAGTCCTAAGGAGGGTCACGCCTTCGCCGGAGGAAAGGGCGCGAGTAGGCGCTGTAGTAGAAAACGTGGTTGAGGGGCTCCGCAAAGCTGTAGCCGAGCTGGCCCTAAGGGCCGAGGTCGAAGTTGAAGGCTCGTACGCTAAA
The DNA window shown above is from Thermofilaceae archaeon and carries:
- the thpR gene encoding RNA 2',3'-cyclic phosphodiesterase, with the protein product MSLIRCFVAVDVEEPLVVSRVAGLQEQLKATGASIKLVELENLHLTLRFIGEVPPETVERIKAALESVDFEPFTVSFAGLGAFPDARRPRVVWVGVREGARELSELSSKVNAALSKLKLPRPEEEFTPHLTIARVKGGVGSLPRMLQEASHVEVGSMLVDRFRLKRSTLTSRGPIYQTLYERAARR